GTGATCGGGTCGGCCAGCGGCAGCGGCATGTCCAGCCAGCGCCGTTCGAAGGCGAAGGCGTTGTCGCCCGCATCGAAACCCTGCGGGCAGGCGAATGCACCGGCGTAGAGCGCGTGGTAACCGGGGCGGGGGTGTTCGAAGCGCGCCGCCAGCAACGGCAGCGGGCGCCCCAGCAGGTCGTCGCAGATCACCTTGAGCGACCCCAGGCAGAACTCGGCATTGAACGCGGCCAGGCCCGGCGCGTCGTAGTGCTCGCTGGCGCTGAGCCAGATGCGCTGGCCATCGTCCACCAGGCGCAGCTGGAAGACTGTTCCCAGCAGTGCCGGAAAGCGCAGCGCCAGGCGCAGGGCGTCACCCAAAGTGGCACTGGAGAGCAGGGCGTAACCGAGCATGCCGTAGCACGACACATGCATGCGCCGGCCCAGCTCCAGGCCGATGTCCGCGCGGCGGGCCACGGCGTTGGCGCAGACCTGCAGTTCCTGCTGGGTGGTGATGCGGGCGTCGGCGTGGCCCAGGTCGGCCGGGCCAATGCCGCTGCCGGCGAGCATCTGCTGCGGGTCGACGCCGTCCTCCTGGAACACCTTGAGGATCAGCGAAACCGCGTTGAGGGTGGTGAGGTGGCTGTGCAGCATGCTCGGCATCCCGTTGGGCTGAGAAGCTTCAGAGAGCAAGTTATATGCCGCTCGAGACGCACAACCCCTGTAGGAGCGGCCTTGTGTCGCGAAAGGGCCGCAAAGCGGCCCCGACGATCGTTGCGTCAATGCTGAAATCCCGGGGCTGCTATGCAGCCCTTTCGCGACACAAGGCCGCTCCTACAAGGATCGCGCAGGAGTTGAAGTGCAGGCATAAAAAAAAGGGCCCGGAGCGTGCGCTCGGGCCCTTGAAAGGTTGAGAGGTGTCTAGTCCCTCGACCTGGTGAGACTGTTTGCAGCGGCCTGGGTTACGCCTTCAGCGGAACCAGACGGGGAGCGATCATGT
The window above is part of the Pseudomonas muyukensis genome. Proteins encoded here:
- a CDS encoding AraC family transcriptional regulator yields the protein MLHSHLTTLNAVSLILKVFQEDGVDPQQMLAGSGIGPADLGHADARITTQQELQVCANAVARRADIGLELGRRMHVSCYGMLGYALLSSATLGDALRLALRFPALLGTVFQLRLVDDGQRIWLSASEHYDAPGLAAFNAEFCLGSLKVICDDLLGRPLPLLAARFEHPRPGYHALYAGAFACPQGFDAGDNAFAFERRWLDMPLPLADPITHKAMSERCRRLNLEFTGRQAWLGRIRQLLLQQLEAAPGLEGLARQMNCSSRTLRRHLQALGSSYQQLLDELRFERAKQLLAEDQMPIYRIAESLGFSETASFRHAFQRWSGVAPSHFRG